The Paracoccus sediminicola genome has a segment encoding these proteins:
- a CDS encoding DUF5337 domain-containing protein, which yields MAERSREDVSQLRLAALVMAATALIWLALNWAGQRYDWPPQYAFLADLAAIGGFVWSLLVTWRIWRRGARPGKEG from the coding sequence ATGGCCGAACGGTCCAGAGAGGATGTCAGTCAGCTTCGGCTCGCCGCGCTCGTGATGGCGGCGACGGCGCTGATCTGGCTGGCTCTGAACTGGGCCGGGCAGCGCTATGACTGGCCGCCGCAATACGCTTTTCTCGCGGACCTCGCCGCGATTGGTGGTTTTGTCTGGTCGCTGCTGGTGACCTGGCGTATCTGGCGGCGCGGGGCGCGGCCAGGCAAGGAAGGATGA